One window of the Candidatus Eremiobacteraceae bacterium genome contains the following:
- a CDS encoding YebC/PmpR family DNA-binding transcriptional regulator: protein MSGHSKWHNIRLHKGKIDAQRAQVFTKISKEIIVAAKSGLPDPDANFKLKLAVSKAREANMPMENIRRAIARATGAGSGSATFEAIRYEGFGPSGVAVIVDAVTDNRNRTASEMRYLFSRNRGNLGESGSVAWQFEERGVLRFPASGISQDDLLEFADIVGVLDVSIEGDEIEILTEPGSLSAAREELDRRLLGPRRVTLTSASVEMLPKTTVALGAAEAPDVLRLLDALDEHEDVTRVSSNADIPDALMEELA from the coding sequence ATGTCGGGTCACTCTAAATGGCATAACATCCGCCTCCACAAGGGCAAAATCGATGCGCAACGCGCGCAGGTCTTCACGAAGATCAGCAAAGAGATCATCGTGGCGGCCAAATCCGGCTTGCCCGATCCGGACGCCAACTTCAAACTCAAGCTCGCCGTGTCGAAGGCGCGCGAAGCGAACATGCCGATGGAGAACATCAGGCGCGCGATCGCGCGCGCGACCGGCGCCGGCAGCGGGTCGGCGACATTCGAGGCGATCCGCTACGAGGGATTCGGTCCGAGCGGCGTCGCGGTGATCGTCGACGCGGTCACCGACAATCGCAACCGCACCGCCTCCGAGATGCGCTACCTATTCTCTCGAAACCGGGGCAACCTCGGCGAGAGCGGCTCGGTCGCGTGGCAGTTCGAAGAACGCGGCGTCCTGCGATTCCCCGCCTCCGGGATCTCCCAAGACGATCTGTTGGAATTTGCGGACATCGTGGGCGTGCTGGACGTCAGTATCGAAGGCGATGAGATCGAGATCTTAACGGAGCCGGGCTCGCTTTCTGCCGCCCGTGAAGAGCTTGATCGCCGGCTTCTCGGGCCGCGCCGCGTTACATTGACATCCGCGTCCGTCGAGATGCTCCCCAAGACCACGGTCGCGCTCGGCGCAGCGGAAGCGCCCGACGTGCTGCGCCTGCTCGACGCGCTCGATGAGCACGAAGACGTGACGCGCGTCTCGTCAAACGCCGACATCCCGGACGCGTTGATGGAGGAGCTCGCGTGA
- a CDS encoding PASTA domain-containing protein — translation MNGSGDRPSAVGKRSAKLAAEKSRVRGRRALGWTWQTYALWSALGVAVIVALWFAITLNVFLAPAGASVTVPSLEGLSLSEAQTVTARAHLELHTIARRADYRVPKDDILGQLPEAGEHVREGRSIDIIVSDGVPTVKVPNVGSMSQRDAIVALENAHLVSGAVTTREQSDVTAGIVLDQKPDAFTEVPAGSKVDLVVARGRPLKYAPNFVGYPATFAAAAAKEAGISLDKITVLAIAPNAKPKGIIVAEDPPAGSPLLPNQRISLQVSGGAPPTPAPLPSFPVGNAAIDSPPPTSQPSPSPTSALPQPESSRGMRVSVALPASSSPARVRVVLLDAKGSRTLYDQDTTGGFTLSFDVTVTGAATIETFVNDALVNSTEL, via the coding sequence GTGAACGGATCGGGCGACCGGCCGTCCGCGGTCGGCAAGCGCTCCGCGAAGCTCGCCGCGGAAAAAAGCCGCGTGAGAGGCAGGCGCGCCCTCGGTTGGACATGGCAGACCTACGCGCTTTGGTCAGCGCTAGGCGTCGCTGTGATCGTCGCGCTCTGGTTTGCGATCACGCTGAACGTATTTCTCGCACCCGCAGGTGCATCGGTCACCGTTCCCTCGCTCGAGGGCCTGTCGCTCTCTGAGGCGCAGACCGTCACCGCGCGCGCGCATCTTGAACTGCATACCATCGCGCGTCGCGCGGACTATCGCGTGCCCAAAGATGACATCTTGGGCCAGCTGCCCGAGGCGGGCGAACACGTCCGCGAAGGGCGAAGCATCGACATCATCGTTTCGGACGGTGTGCCGACCGTGAAAGTGCCGAATGTCGGCTCGATGTCGCAACGCGACGCGATCGTCGCCCTCGAGAATGCACATCTGGTCAGCGGCGCCGTCACGACGCGCGAACAGTCGGACGTCACGGCAGGCATCGTCCTCGATCAAAAGCCGGATGCGTTCACTGAAGTGCCGGCGGGCTCGAAGGTGGATCTTGTCGTCGCTCGGGGCCGGCCGCTGAAGTACGCGCCGAATTTCGTCGGCTATCCAGCAACGTTTGCAGCGGCTGCGGCGAAAGAAGCGGGCATCTCCCTCGACAAGATCACGGTGCTCGCGATCGCGCCGAATGCGAAGCCGAAGGGGATCATCGTGGCCGAAGATCCGCCGGCCGGTTCGCCGCTCTTGCCGAATCAGCGTATCTCGCTCCAAGTGAGCGGCGGCGCGCCGCCCACACCCGCACCGTTGCCGTCGTTTCCCGTCGGCAATGCCGCGATCGACTCGCCGCCGCCGACCTCGCAGCCGTCACCGTCGCCCACCAGCGCGCTTCCGCAGCCTGAGTCTTCGCGCGGCATGCGGGTATCGGTCGCGTTGCCGGCATCGTCGTCGCCGGCGCGCGTGCGCGTCGTGCTGTTGGATGCGAAAGGTTCGCGCACGCTGTACGATCAGGATACTACCGGCGGTTTCACGTTATCGTTCGATGTGACGGTCACCGGAGCCGCGACGATTGAGACGTTCGTCAACGACGCGCTCGTGAACTCGACCGAGCTCTAG
- the rpe gene encoding ribulose-phosphate 3-epimerase: MAVHRVSDRRAFRIAPSLLSADFAEIRAQIELVERAGADYLHIDVMDGRFVPNITWGPKIIKDMRRLSALPFDVHLMIVEPERYVDDFIAAGANIVTVHWEATVHAHRLAQQIKTAGARAGLSINPATSVRVLDEILPYVDLLLVMSVNPGFGGQTYIPTSTAKIAEARRTIDERRLDVEIEVDGGVHVDNVADVARAGADTVVMGAGIYGTKDPAATIRRVRELCAR, encoded by the coding sequence ATGGCGGTCCATCGTGTCTCCGACCGGCGCGCATTTCGCATCGCGCCGTCGCTTCTGTCGGCGGATTTCGCCGAGATCCGGGCGCAGATCGAATTGGTCGAACGCGCGGGAGCGGATTACCTCCACATCGACGTCATGGACGGCCGCTTCGTTCCCAATATCACGTGGGGTCCGAAGATCATCAAAGATATGCGCCGGCTTTCGGCGCTGCCCTTCGACGTGCATCTCATGATCGTCGAACCGGAGCGTTACGTCGACGATTTTATCGCGGCGGGTGCGAACATCGTGACCGTGCACTGGGAAGCCACCGTGCATGCGCATCGTCTCGCGCAGCAGATCAAGACCGCGGGCGCGCGCGCCGGGCTTTCCATCAATCCCGCGACATCGGTGCGCGTCCTTGACGAGATACTGCCGTACGTCGACTTGCTGCTCGTCATGAGCGTCAATCCGGGATTTGGCGGTCAGACGTACATCCCGACATCCACTGCGAAAATCGCTGAGGCGCGCCGCACGATTGACGAGCGCCGCCTGGATGTCGAGATCGAAGTGGACGGCGGCGTGCATGTTGACAACGTCGCCGACGTGGCGCGCGCGGGTGCGGACACGGTGGTCATGGGCGCCGGTATCTACGGCACGAAAGATCCGGCGGCCACGATCCGGCGCGTCCGCGAATTGTGCGCGCGCTGA
- the thiL gene encoding thiamine-phosphate kinase — protein MRALTAPQLSEDALIASLRDALGRPPRALRVGIGDDAAVWKTSGSHLSVLTTDMLVDGVHFRSHATTPEDLGAKALAVNLSDIAAMGARPAVAVIALGITEGFDSDWLRGLYRGMAGLADSSQCAIAGGDIVRAPALTIAVTIAGHVRPSRLRVRSGAKPGDLIAVTGALGRAAAGLRALDRQVAEALDPVQRAAVCGAYLRPTPRLREGAFLGGSSAVHAMMDISDGLSTDVGRLSAASGVDAVIDLRLLAVDPAVSAAAKLTGDDALRLTLDGGDDYELLVAIKRRSFAQVARGLRSRCGTVLRAIGTFEKGSGAVWSVDESGRKPLPPRGYDHLNKM, from the coding sequence GTGCGCGCGCTGACCGCGCCGCAACTCTCTGAAGACGCGCTCATCGCTTCCTTACGGGATGCGCTCGGACGACCGCCGCGCGCATTGCGCGTTGGGATCGGAGACGATGCAGCTGTCTGGAAGACGTCCGGCTCACACCTCAGCGTACTGACCACCGACATGTTGGTGGACGGCGTCCACTTCCGGTCGCACGCCACGACGCCCGAGGATCTCGGCGCAAAGGCGCTCGCCGTGAACCTGTCCGACATCGCTGCAATGGGAGCGCGGCCGGCTGTCGCGGTCATCGCGCTCGGCATCACCGAAGGTTTTGATTCGGACTGGCTGCGCGGGCTGTACCGCGGCATGGCGGGACTCGCGGACTCGTCGCAGTGCGCGATCGCCGGCGGCGATATCGTACGCGCGCCCGCACTGACGATCGCCGTGACGATCGCGGGGCACGTACGCCCGAGCCGATTGCGCGTTCGATCGGGCGCCAAGCCGGGTGACCTGATCGCGGTGACGGGAGCGCTTGGACGCGCGGCCGCAGGACTGCGAGCGCTCGACCGGCAGGTGGCTGAAGCGCTCGATCCGGTGCAGCGCGCCGCCGTCTGCGGCGCATACCTACGCCCGACGCCGCGTTTGCGCGAGGGCGCATTTCTCGGCGGCTCGTCGGCGGTGCACGCGATGATGGATATCTCGGACGGTCTATCGACTGACGTCGGACGACTGTCTGCGGCGTCGGGCGTCGACGCTGTCATCGATCTTCGTTTACTGGCGGTGGATCCGGCGGTATCCGCTGCGGCGAAACTGACCGGCGACGATGCGTTACGACTGACGCTCGACGGCGGCGACGACTACGAGCTGCTCGTCGCGATCAAACGACGATCCTTCGCGCAAGTGGCCCGGGGGCTGCGAAGCCGCTGCGGCACGGTCCTTCGCGCGATCGGCACATTTGAAAAAGGGAGCGGTGCCGTTTGGTCGGTCGATGAATCTGGCCGAAAGCCGCTGCCGCCGCGCGGCTACGACCACCTGAATAAGATGTAG
- the rpmB gene encoding 50S ribosomal protein L28: MAKRCDVCGKGPASGNNVSHSMRKTRRRWLPNLQSVRVKDAGTVKTSRVCTSCLRSKKVTRAV; the protein is encoded by the coding sequence ATGGCGAAGCGATGCGATGTCTGCGGCAAGGGCCCGGCATCGGGAAATAATGTCAGTCACTCGATGCGCAAGACGCGCCGGCGCTGGCTGCCGAATCTGCAGTCCGTCCGCGTCAAAGACGCCGGCACGGTGAAGACCTCGCGGGTCTGCACGAGCTGTCTGCGCTCGAAAAAAGTAACCCGCGCCGTCTAA
- a CDS encoding DAK2 domain-containing protein: MRITTCDGKTFADFIVAGTYFLRKYRSVINDLNVFPVPDGDTGTNMFFTVRSAMIEACKVRSRDLKAVAAAAAQGALMGARGNSGVIISQMFRGFAHSVRHKAAIETIDFATALEEGVQAARRALLKPVEGTILSVASAAAAAAFKSAVSEKDFYSVVHAVVSAANEALERTPDQLAVLKEANVVDAGGQGFVYFMEGVVRMLPGRAPYTTAFPRKPIRAATFTTRQKVDVNRYCTEFVLTGATIDADTFRTLLLPQGDSLIVAGGEGTIRVHIHTDFPQRVADSAREHGVVSKLKIDNMEEQHNVLVVDREAKPRGIVAVVPGEGFVKIAKELGADVSVLGGATMNPSVKDLLVAVNKVLAPVVYLLPNDKNVILSAREVGALTDRTVVVVPTRTIPDGIAALFALLNSAADAQPGPEELLADSTVAVSGSIFSAGRDASIGGVAVKQHQLVGAVDARDGRPERLIDGDDAASIALAMLRDAGAGDASLLSLYYGTNRKLKDAEAVAAAVRTAHPQLAVEVYYGGQASSDYVISIER; encoded by the coding sequence GTGCGCATCACGACGTGCGACGGAAAGACGTTCGCCGACTTCATCGTCGCCGGAACGTATTTCTTGCGGAAGTATCGTTCGGTCATCAATGACCTGAACGTGTTTCCCGTTCCGGACGGCGACACGGGGACGAACATGTTCTTCACCGTGCGCAGCGCGATGATCGAGGCGTGCAAGGTGAGGAGCCGCGATCTGAAGGCGGTAGCCGCCGCCGCCGCGCAAGGCGCACTGATGGGCGCGCGCGGGAATTCGGGCGTCATCATATCGCAGATGTTCCGAGGATTTGCCCACTCCGTGCGGCACAAAGCGGCGATCGAAACGATCGATTTCGCCACGGCGCTGGAAGAAGGCGTGCAAGCCGCGCGGCGTGCGCTGCTCAAACCGGTCGAGGGTACGATACTGTCCGTCGCCTCGGCCGCGGCGGCCGCGGCATTCAAGAGCGCGGTGTCGGAGAAAGATTTCTACAGCGTGGTCCATGCCGTCGTCTCCGCGGCGAACGAGGCGCTCGAAAGGACGCCCGACCAACTGGCGGTTCTCAAAGAAGCGAACGTCGTCGACGCCGGCGGTCAGGGCTTTGTGTATTTCATGGAAGGCGTCGTGCGCATGCTGCCCGGACGCGCGCCGTACACGACGGCGTTTCCGCGCAAGCCGATCCGGGCCGCCACTTTCACGACCAGACAAAAGGTGGACGTCAACCGCTACTGCACGGAGTTCGTGCTGACCGGCGCGACCATCGACGCGGACACCTTTCGCACGCTGCTCTTGCCGCAGGGCGATTCGCTCATCGTCGCGGGGGGCGAAGGCACCATCCGCGTCCACATCCATACGGATTTTCCGCAGCGCGTCGCTGACAGCGCGCGCGAGCACGGCGTCGTCTCCAAACTCAAGATCGACAATATGGAAGAGCAGCACAATGTCCTCGTCGTCGATCGTGAGGCAAAGCCGCGAGGCATCGTCGCCGTCGTGCCGGGCGAAGGCTTTGTGAAGATCGCCAAGGAGCTTGGCGCCGACGTGAGCGTCCTCGGCGGCGCGACCATGAATCCATCGGTGAAAGATCTGCTTGTCGCAGTCAACAAAGTCTTGGCCCCGGTCGTCTATCTGCTGCCGAACGACAAGAATGTCATCCTGAGCGCGCGCGAAGTCGGCGCTCTCACGGACCGAACGGTCGTGGTGGTGCCGACGCGCACGATCCCCGACGGCATCGCGGCGCTCTTCGCCCTGCTCAACTCGGCTGCCGATGCGCAACCGGGCCCCGAGGAATTGCTCGCGGATTCGACCGTCGCCGTATCCGGATCGATATTCTCGGCCGGCCGCGACGCATCGATCGGCGGCGTTGCGGTAAAGCAGCATCAGCTCGTGGGCGCGGTCGACGCCCGCGACGGCCGCCCCGAACGCCTCATCGACGGTGACGACGCGGCCAGCATCGCCCTGGCGATGCTGCGCGATGCCGGCGCCGGGGATGCTTCTCTTCTTTCCTTATACTATGGCACAAATCGCAAACTAAAAGATGCAGAGGCGGTCGCCGCGGCGGTACGCACCGCTCATCCGCAGCTCGCCGTGGAAGTCTATTATGGCGGCCAGGCGTCGTCGGACTACGTGATCAGTATTGAACGCTAA
- the plsX gene encoding phosphate acyltransferase PlsX, producing MNAKDARIAIDAMGGDLAPDEIVTGACRAAAQLGFSLILVGDQQRIEGLIAGANSTADVRIVHAPEEVAMHEAPAGAVRRGSATSMGRTVELVRDGEADAAFSAGNSGAFLAISTIRLRTLPGIARAAFATAWPARKGPMLLLDSGANVDCKPEWLVQFAIMGCAYARGVLGVEAPKVGLLSVGEEEEKGNALTAAAFPLLRAAPIEFIGNVEGRDLLLGDADVIVCDGFVGNVALKLVEAASEYLFDNVRARAKDNARARIGAALMRPALRKVKAMLDYREYGGAPLLGVRGICLIGHGRADSFAVESACRAALAAVSHDVLGSIARAFAAAGA from the coding sequence TTGAACGCTAAGGACGCCCGCATCGCGATAGACGCCATGGGCGGGGATCTTGCGCCGGATGAGATCGTGACGGGCGCTTGCCGCGCCGCAGCTCAGCTCGGTTTCTCGCTTATCCTCGTCGGTGACCAGCAACGCATCGAAGGCTTGATCGCCGGCGCGAATTCGACCGCCGATGTTCGGATCGTGCACGCACCGGAGGAAGTCGCGATGCACGAAGCGCCGGCGGGCGCGGTGCGGCGCGGCTCGGCGACCTCGATGGGACGGACTGTCGAACTCGTACGCGACGGCGAAGCGGACGCCGCGTTCTCGGCGGGCAATAGCGGCGCGTTCCTCGCCATCTCCACCATCCGCCTACGGACGCTTCCGGGTATTGCGCGCGCGGCGTTTGCAACCGCATGGCCGGCGCGAAAAGGCCCGATGTTGCTGCTCGACTCTGGCGCGAACGTGGACTGCAAACCCGAATGGCTCGTACAGTTCGCGATCATGGGATGCGCTTACGCGCGCGGTGTGCTCGGCGTCGAGGCGCCGAAAGTCGGACTGCTCTCTGTCGGCGAGGAAGAGGAGAAAGGCAACGCGTTGACCGCCGCGGCGTTTCCGCTCTTGCGCGCCGCGCCGATCGAGTTCATCGGCAACGTCGAGGGGCGCGACCTGCTCTTGGGCGATGCAGATGTCATCGTCTGCGACGGTTTCGTCGGCAACGTCGCGCTCAAGCTGGTCGAAGCCGCATCGGAGTATCTCTTTGACAACGTCCGCGCACGGGCAAAGGACAACGCGCGCGCTCGGATCGGCGCGGCGCTCATGCGCCCCGCGCTGCGAAAGGTGAAAGCGATGCTCGATTACCGCGAGTACGGGGGCGCGCCGCTGCTCGGGGTGCGCGGCATCTGCCTGATCGGTCACGGTCGCGCCGACTCGTTCGCCGTCGAGAGCGCGTGTCGCGCCGCGCTCGCGGCTGTCAGCCACGACGTCCTCGGCTCCATCGCGCGAGCGTTCGCAGCGGCCGGCGCATGA
- a CDS encoding DegV family protein → MSGRFAIVTDSTADMGPLAAEAGVSVVPLTIRFGNEEFRDGIDLTSEQFYAMLATSPQPPITAQPTPAAFEAEYRRILNEGAAEHVLSLHVSSALSGTFNSASLAASAVDPARISVVDTRSVSAGIAMLAIEARARFESGASPAEVLEALQADIPRVELFATIPNLTYLARGGRIGGLRGLLGNVLKIVPILKVEDGAVAEQAKVRTFTRAVDQLVETAIAHIPVKGSARVAILHSVAPDLAKSVGERMRAAVAPSSLITCEIGPTVGTHAGPGAVGVCFIP, encoded by the coding sequence ATGAGCGGGCGTTTCGCGATCGTCACGGATTCGACAGCCGATATGGGGCCGCTGGCGGCCGAAGCCGGCGTCTCCGTGGTCCCGCTGACGATCCGATTCGGCAACGAAGAGTTTCGCGACGGCATCGACCTCACGAGCGAGCAATTTTACGCTATGCTGGCGACGAGTCCTCAGCCGCCGATCACCGCGCAGCCGACGCCCGCTGCATTCGAAGCGGAGTATCGCCGCATCCTGAATGAGGGTGCGGCCGAGCACGTCCTCTCGCTGCACGTCTCAAGCGCGTTGTCCGGAACGTTCAACTCGGCGTCGCTTGCGGCGTCTGCCGTCGATCCGGCGCGGATCAGCGTCGTAGACACGCGATCTGTTTCCGCGGGGATCGCAATGCTCGCGATCGAGGCACGCGCGCGCTTCGAGAGCGGCGCGTCGCCCGCAGAAGTCCTTGAGGCATTGCAAGCCGACATCCCGCGCGTTGAGCTCTTCGCGACGATTCCGAATCTCACGTATTTGGCGCGGGGCGGACGCATCGGCGGTCTACGCGGTTTGCTCGGCAACGTGCTCAAGATAGTGCCGATCCTCAAAGTCGAAGACGGCGCGGTGGCCGAACAGGCGAAAGTGCGGACATTTACCCGCGCAGTCGACCAGCTGGTGGAGACTGCCATCGCCCATATCCCGGTCAAGGGCTCGGCACGGGTGGCGATTCTCCACTCGGTCGCTCCCGATCTCGCCAAGTCCGTGGGCGAACGGATGCGCGCGGCGGTCGCGCCGTCGTCGCTGATCACGTGTGAGATCGGCCCGACAGTAGGCACGCACGCTGGGCCCGGAGCGGTCGGCGTATGTTTCATCCCCTGA